The region TAGGTTTAGGTAATGAGATGGTTTATGGGTTATTCTTCAATCGAACTGAGTAATGATTATTTGTGTTAAGCCTCTAtagacctgtttcatgtgacatcaCCATTTGACCGCACTGCCATGTTTGTGGCCAATATTCCATATACCTTCAGTGTGTAGTAGGATGTAACAAAAAACTTCTTCATGAGTTTTAAAGCAGCTCCTTCATTCAAACAGACGGGATAATCACAGacgtttttaaatacattgtcaaCAAACAAATGTGTAACCTCTAAATGTGAGATGTTTACAGCGATGTGTGTGTACTTGCCCACTGGTGTATCCTTATGTTCAGGATGGGCTTTAGGGATTGGGACCAATGACTCCCTACTATGTTTATGGTTGGGGTGGGTATAGGGATAGGCTTTAGGGATAAGGACCAATCCGGAAGCGGGGACTGTGGAGATGAATCAtggataaaatatctttaaatgtccACGAAAGTTCAATTTGccagtgtgtgtgttgtcttgaCCTGTGTTAACTTTTCCTGGGACTGGGCATggaccaaaatacatttttgatgtttttcttgatatcgtttctcagttgtttttgcattcaccgccattgtttcctttctctgatggtcacaaatatggcggctgTGGAGAcaagtgacatcactgaaacaggtcaataaatgttgacatttcaaatcaatttcactttttttttaaactaatcagCTCTCAGATATGTGGCCAAAGTTTTGTGTGTTGCGGTAGTGAGAATTTATTTGTacataagaaaagaaaatacttttaaaaatgtggaaaTATGATAAAAAGTGACTTGATTTTACTGTTTAAAAGGGAAAtctaaaatcattataatgttcTAATAGAAAAGAAACCAAATAGTTAACAAAAATATTGTGTGtgactgaaatatttttcttagTCATGAGATTTAACCTGTAAGAATGTTGACCAATCAAATTCTTACATACAGCAATGACATCATTGCAATATTTGCATAatcttttgttatttttctttcttgcATCTATTATCATGAAGGATTATTCctgttcctatatatatatatatatatatatataatctaaggTTTAAATAAAAGGGTATACCAGACACTCATAATTTGCTGATCTAGCACTTACTTTATTAATTTTAacatcattataaaaataaaaacgtatTTGTTAGCTGAGGGGCGGCTGCCCATTTCGCCCATTCATAAATCCGCCACTGCCTTCAGGGAACTCAAATCTAGCACAAAACATAATGTCTACTCTTCCTGTGCCCCTTACAGTCTCCATGGGAGTCCACTGTTAGATGCAGGATTGGTCACTCTGAACACAGCTCTCTCCACTCACCCATCACTGGTGTCATTGGACTTGGGCGACTGCATGCTGGGTGATGAAGCTGTGCGTCTCATTTGTGGCATGCTACCTCCGGATGGAGCCAAATCAGGTAAAACCAGTGACGGTTTCCGTAAAGAACTCTCTTTAAAAGTAGTGTGCCTCATTCAGATTACATAAACAAATGAGAATTCCACACGGCAGTAAAAAGATCTGTGAATTCCATTGGATATCCAGTTTTAAAATATTGTACATTTGTATGAATTGAGATTTAGCAGCAGACTTAAAGCTATGGTGATTTAACTATGCTCTTTTATGTGATCAATACTAATGCACAGGGCTTAAAGAGCTTACACTGAGTGCCAACCCGGCCATCAGCAGCCAGGGTTGGGCTCGACTGGCCATCGCCGTGGCTCACAGCTCACAGTTACGGGTCCTCAACCTTGACTACAATCCCTTAGGTGAGCAATTTTTACCTGCcgtttaaagacaatgctacagGTATGGATTTACACTGGCCATGAAACACAGATTTGGTAAACTGACAGTAAGGACAAAGACATTTTATACATTTCCCACCACCATCTACCCAGTTTACGCACATAAAACAAGACTTGtacacatagataactaatattggcattatattcatgctgtatgGCTAGAAgggaactggctcccccagctgagcctggtttccccTAAGGTTAGTTTTCcccattaactaacatcttatgaagttttgtgaTCCTTTGGCATGCTCAATGGGGgcctaaagaaaataatttttaaggcatgattttcaattgAATCGTTCATTTAAACCACACAATGAGGACTTAAAGACATTACAgcgattttctgtaaagctgctttgaaacaatgtgtgttgtgaaatgtgctatacaaataaatatgacttaaCTTCACTTGACATGGCAAACTAACAGTAACTTTGATTAGCAAttttttttgacaagaaaattgcAATTATGTGAACACAATGGATTATTTGAAACTCTTCTTTTAAACTGTCAGCACACACAGGTTTAATACACATTTTGTTGACTCATAGAACAACAGCAAACTGTTTGCTGAAGTGAGCTACAGTacggtccaaaagtctgagagtaacaaaagtaacatttaagatatttaagatttACAGTAAGTTAATACAGTATATCTAGGTCACTAATACAAAAtgaaaatttgtgacattgaacatgttaactcctttgttttttccattgaagcacacaagatgctctttagaacattctcaaatcatgttggAAAATATGATCATCAGGATTTGCACAAACTTGTAGAGTCCATttcagcttgagtgcatgctgccattaCAGCAAAatggggacataccaaatactagaAAATTCTgaagttcatatttatttttcaggTCAAATTTTCACAAATTGTTGCACTGTTAATATATCTTTCAATGAAAGATGCAACATTGAAGCTAGTAAAGTGTATGATGTAGCCAAGATTTTTTTTGTTAGACATTTATTTTGCTGACCGATGCTCCCCAGGGCATGAATTTGCCACCCTAGCACACAAAAATTGCTGCAGGAAAAATGCAGGGTTTGCAAACTTAAAACCACAAGGACTGCCTTGCACCTTGACCCCTCTGTCTCAGCTTTTCCCATTGGTTGTGTTCCAGGGGATCACATTGCTGGAATGTTGGCTGTCGCTGTTGCATCCAGTCGAACTCTGGAAGTTCTGGATATGGAGGGAACTGGTCTCAGCAATCAGTCAGCACAGGTAGATCCAGAACTACTCCATGCAAcatctttatttttaataaattattttgtatattatttaatgttttcaAATGTCACATGCAAAatcattgatgtcaaacctgaTGTGAAATGTCTGAAGGCACCATGTTTGAATTGGAAGATGTATAGCTGGTGAGTGTAGTAGTGTTCACATTAGTGAACACATTAATCTTATATAATTAGACATAAGAatgaatggttatttgttttatttgtacacAATTATGTGCTTATCTGTTTTTAGTAGTGACATTTTTAGTGACAAGAGATATaattgaaatgatttgatatcacaTGAAAAAAAGGACCACTGACTGCAGTAAATGATATAAATCTTATATAATTATGGGACAACTCATTAACTTGACCAGCATCTGAGAAGAGTATCAAAAACTAGCACGGGTGAGTATTTCAATACATAAATATCTTCATGTTTTGCAGCTGGTGCATCAGCATTTGACTGGAAACACTCAAATTGTCTCACCCACTCCCTGAAATGGataatatgattggttagcaaatatcccaTCTCGGTTGAAACAACTGTTCCGATTGGTTGTTCCACTCATTGTTCTGGTGGCCATAAATCCTTAGAATGATAGGTGGGCATACCGTGGACGTTTGCGTTTGCCGTAGACTACATTACTGATACATttggaatggccagactgatctCATTTTGAAATgggaaacagtaggttgagttTTCTTGCACTAAAAgccgaaattcaaaacactgaccCCAGTGGCCAATGCTGTAAGTgtggtgtaatgtccacagaggggtgccaaaagcgggttgtgaagcgagttgttttcagctgtagaggctgtaatacagtgaagaggaatacatATTCTATACAAtgaacccctaacccaaacctaaacctaaccatcagtggtgtAGAGGtacaaatgcaacctccgaatcacactCGTTATTAATTATGCatatgcgattacttcctggtttcaatgcggaTTTAAACTTTGGTCTTCCACATGGTGATGCAACACGGTTCCGGTCATGCCACAGGGTAAGGTAAACACGtctgagctgatgcaaaaatgtctaataggagatggtgcttgtcagtgagtcgatCCTCTCGGagactctcggaaacaacatgcagacttcccgtgtgatcatgttggaatgACATGGTGATGACATGGTGAGGGTgattagtaaatgatgaaatgatgatCTCTTCAAGGCATATGATCTTCAAATGCACTCTGAAACTTATGCCTAAATAAATCCAGTCCTTCTTAAATGCCCCATCTAATTGTCTTATTGCTTCTGCATTACATAAACAGATACTGAACAGTCAATTTATAAAATAACCTGCCAAAAGACCTACCTTGAATTCTGAGAGAGAAAACACTTGTTTCACTTTAACTAACTTTCTATTTAAATCAGTGATAAATTATGGCCACATAAACTTGTGTGGCTAAGAAGTGCATTGTGATGCATGTAACATAATCTGTGCTGTAACTGCATTTATTTTATCCTTGAAAGGAGATAGGGCATGTAGATCAGATATGCACTTTATGAACCAGAGGAGTAATCCTAAAACTTTTCCTATCACAACCTGCACAAGAAATATAGTGCTGTAGGGGAATAATGGATTAGGAACAACTTTAAGCCATAATTCCTACCCAtgctcttaaaggaacagttcatctcATAATTAACATTTTGCCATCTTTTACTGACCTCCTTGCCATTCCAACCCtgtattattttcttctgtgaaacaaaaaaGATATTACGCAGAATGTACAAGGTAAGTAGATGGCAGTTCCTCCCAAAATGAAgccctctcattatttactcaccctcttgatatcccaggtgtgtatgaatttttcttcaccagaacacatttgaagacaaATTTAAAAATACCttcgctcagtaggtccttaaaatgcaagtgaatggagtaTAAAAATCACAgagagtcagcataaacatcatgtCAATTTAGAAGACTAATTTAATCGCCAAaatcatatggatgatgtttatgccaACTgactgatttttggagcttcaaaagacaaatctccatttacttgcattttaaggacctactgagcaagATATTTTTCTTATTGTCTTCAAATGTTTTCTggtaaagtcatacacacctgggatatcatgagggtgagtaaatgatgggataattttcatttatggattaactattcctttaaactgccAAGCTCCATATaatctgtatatataaataaagtattgtACAAGCAGTCCATATGATGTTATGCTTTGTGTAAAGAACAAACTGTAAAATATTCCCCACTGATTATATTTGGATAATATTTTGGGTGAATATTCATAAAAGCTGTTCGAACATTCCCTGTTGTCCAGTAAAATGACAGATAAGAGCTATTTTCTCTTCGTAATCATCCACTAGAGGGCCAAGTTTCACAGTACATTCCTTTTTCCATGCTCTCAgtgtttaaaaacattgttttctgaTATATGCTTCCTTCATGATGGTTGTAATTGCAAAGTCTGGTCCTTTACATTaatttacacacatacagtaatagACTGAAGAGGCAGTAGAGTCAGCTTTGGGCTAATGCACTAAAGTCAAAGACAACAGGCTGGGAAATTATCAAAGTACATCATGACACCTCTGCCCCACCAACTACTCCATCTGTTTATGTCATCCTCAGTCACACAGTGTTCTATCCAAGCATGACACAACAAGTTTCCAGCAAAATTTTGTCTGTCAATttgtctttccacactgaaggcaaaAATGCTGTGTGACATGACACAATCATAGCCAGTAAACATGTTGGTTGGAACTAAGGCTGTACCAATGCAAGAATACATCAATATATTGAGACTCTTTTTCTTATAATATTGCATCAATATTTTAGACCCTTATATCAAATTTAGGTTAGTAGACCTTTCTACTgaatctgaaaaacaccaaaagaaagatgcccaggtcCCTGCTCatcatggaggcatgaggactgcagatgtggccaggtcAATAAATTGCattgtccgtactgtgagactcctaagacagtgctacagggacacaggaaggacagctgatcatccttgcagtggcagaccacgtgtaacaacacctgcacaggatcggtacatagGTACACCACTATCACACTTGCGGTACAGGTATagaatggcaacaacaactgtccgagttacaccaggaacgcacaattcctccatcagtgcccagactgtccgcaataggctgagagaggctggactgagggcttgtaggcctgttgtaaggcaggtccttaccagacagcaccggcaacaacatcgcctatgagcacaaacccaccttcactggaccaaacaggactggcaaaaagtgcaattcactgacgagtcgtggttttgtctcaccaggggtgatggtcagacttgcgtttatcatcgaaggaatgatcgttacaccgaggcctgtactctggagcgggatcgatttggaggtggagggtccatcaagatctggggcggtgtgtcacagcgtCATCGGacttgtcattgcaggcaatctcaatcctgtgtgttacagggaagacgtcctcctccctcatgtggtgcCCTTCCTGCAGGATCaccctgacatgaccctccagcatgacaatgaccaccagtcatactgctcattctctgcgtgatttcctgcaagacaggtatgtcagtgttctgccatggccagcgaagagcccggacctcaatcccattgagcacgtctgggacctgttagaTCAGAGGATGAGGGTTAGGGCCATtgcccccagaaatgtccaggaacttacaagtgccttggtggaagagtaaggtaacatctcacagcaagaactggcaaatctggtgcagtccttGAGGAGGAGATTCACTGCAGTACTTCATACACgagatactgactgttacatttgattttgacccaaaatgtgtgtgtgtgtgtatgtggatgTCCATTTTAAAACTGTAATTTAACTACTTGCAAACAAAGTAACATTTTATAAAGTGCCACCAAATACATCAACGACTCTATAGAAATGGGAAGCTGTTATCTGAAATTGGCTTGAGGCATGTGAACACATTCATTTTCAAAGAGCCTCAGAGTGCCAGTTTAGCTGAGAATCCAGTGAAACATTTGAATCTCATTATGACTACAGGGAGCCAGAGGTGAGACTCATTCAGTTTAGtcgacatacagtatatgatctCAGCCCATCTAGAATCTGTTCACCCAAAGATCTAATGCCATTATCATCCAAGACTACAATTCCTTTGTAACTGTACAGGTCATACACTACggtacatggccaaaagtatgtggatatTCAGACACTACACTTgtatgtgcttgttgaacattaCATTTCAAAACCATAGACATTAATAGGGAGTTGGTCCTTTGCTGATATTTACTATAATGACAGCTACGTTTTCagtccactgatggttaggtttagggttggcgTTTGGGTTAGGGTGTATTGTTACTAAAATATGCACTCCTGTTGACTATTTCATCATTCACAACTAAAAATCCAAAAAATGTTTGGTGCcaacctgtggacatttcacctcaacaacactttcagcttcagccCCTGGGGCAGTGATTCAGATTTCAGAAAAAATACAGAACTTTGGTCCTCCTGTTGCTGAACCTGTTgctaaattcacagtgtgattaaTCGACTGTTCTGCTGAGACAGAATAGAAATGTGAGTCTAAACCTGTGTCTGTAAATTGATTCTTcactattataaaaaaaaagctcAAAACAGTAGAATGTGACCTAACCGGCCTGAACAGTATTTtcagattttaagcctgaacTAAGGCTGGGCAATAGgacaatgtaatcggatatcgatgAAGTCTTTCAAAGATCCCGATTGCGAACAGACGATGATCGACAAAATCGGGAAATGgcaaaccatggatctgggaagtcggcaaatatattaaacagtggacAGGGTTTGAAATTAGCACCAGCAAAATGTgacaaggctgaatccagttccTCATCCAAATATTTCATgcgtgggtaattttgctcatctacccaaaCTGTAAGATgtctcagagtgacacatgacaagaaatgctgttagtcacaaagacacaagcttgaagaaacacactttattatattattaagaacagaaaaaaaaaaaaagcagtcaatgctgtgtctgattcgctgtttgttcagaggcgtgcagcgtTAGCCTGTCATGTGAAACAAGCACATGTAAAcagttttctctctttttttctgtttcatacatctgaaaactgtttgcaagaataatgtcatctatgagaatgctgtaaatgatctctgatcatctcgGGAGGTGCTGTGGGTTtagttcactcttacacattgtgaacgcaactctgcaggtcctgtaatatacagtaaatctttgtattaaataaccaaaaacaaaagtgattaaatcataaagtaatgtaAGACATgatcaccttgaacctaaaattttgatttcttttctttaggcagcattaactgtattaccaaaacgcaatacaaacacaaattcaataAGAATTTAAGAAGTTCTTAATTTGTAggttattagtaattttccacctgttgatGGATGATGGATGTTTGCGTgatggcaaaaaaataaagtgcaatttgattttagaaatgtttttttttatgtgtttcatgtttcaataaatgaattacatttttaagcaaAAAATTCACGACCCTCGACAGGGGTTTGACGAAATAATCGTTGatcgcaatattttttaaggtgattatcaataaaatatttttgcacatacagtatcGCCTGGCCCTATCCTGAAACCGAACATCTCCAGAACGTCACATttttgtgacacctgcactaaaaacaaGCTAGAAGAAGTGCAATGAATGAAAGGATCGCAGGTGTCTCGACACGCGTTTTTTCTTTGcgtcaaagatgtctgtccagAACTTGTTTATAAAGGTTAACAATTGAGCAGATGCACATAAAAACAAATCCGGTGCTAACGGCCCCTAACTCGTCTGTTCACACAtgcctgtgtgtgagtgtgtgtaacaAGGTgggcctgtttattttttaattaattacaaaaaaacaagttACTTGGGTCCTGTCAACCCTGGGTCAATTTTAGACATCTACCAAGAAAGTTAATCTTTGTGGTTAAATTGTActtctttaaagggacagttcacccaaaactgaacattATGTCATACAATGTGCATGTTCGGATCCATGTGACCTCACttttaatttcaatatatatGGCAGTGGATAGtactcactatatatatatatatatatatattgcagttAATTTTGAACATTCTCTGGAATTTGGATGATCTGTGTTTGTCTCAGGAGATTGAATCTCCTTATGCTTGATTTTATACAGGCTAAAATTCTATACATCTGAAGAAGCCAAACTCATTACCATAATTAAAaagggtgtccacatacttttggtaATGTACTGCATATCTTTATTGATAAATCAAGTTGCAGGAAAAATGTACTCCTTTTCAACATTGTTACATGCAGTCGTGTGTTCCTCATGCGTTCCCTTGTTCCTCTGTGTTCAGGTCTTCCTAGACATGGTGGAGAACTACCCCACCAGCCTGCGTGTGCTAGTTCTGGCAGAGAATGACATCAGCCCTGAGCTGCAGCAGCAGATCTCAGATCTGCTCTCTGaaggagaggaggaggaagataaaGACGGAGAGGCCCGCGGAAGCTCGGTGGCCCCCAGAGAGAAACCGGCCTGGGTTCCCCACAGCAGTAAGGGTTGACCCAATCTCACTCTCTCAGCCTGTTCCCTTTGCTTCAAGACTGTTTCATTTAGAATTcctgctttctctctccctctttgtGTGTGGATGACTTTCCTGGAGTAACTGCTTCTAAGAGGCTGGGGAACAAGGGAAGTACAGAAACTCACATTTCTTATGCAATATTTAGGACAGATCCGATACTGTTTATGAAATAGAGATTTCTAATAATGGCCAGGTTGCGAGTTGTTCTCTGTGCTGTATATCCTGAAGTCATTAtacagttctcccaaaaatgaactttctgtcattatttactcaccctcatgttgttccaaacctctgttgaacacaaaagatattttttataattttcaaatAATATCTTGGTTGCTTTATTGCCACATAATTAAAGTAAATGGAGACTAGGGGagtatcaagctccaaaatgacaaaaagaagGACTATAAAATCATCATTAAAGAAGTCAGATGATCCCTGAGCTCAGCATGTATTTTCGACAgtgtttttgcagtgttttttgtccttttctgAGAAGAAGGTAAAATGATCAGTGAATAGCAGCTTAAATTATCAGCTTAAATTTGAGTCACACAAAGCTTTCGTATGGCTTCttaagacttggaatgtagcactaaagtcatatggattacttttatggtgtttttttttttaattttggagcttgacaatcccagtccccattcactttcattaaatggaaaacaacAGCCAGCAAATTCTTCAAATAATTCTCCTGTGTTTcaaggaagagagaaagtcatacatgtttggaacaacaatacatgatgacagaattttcatttttgggtgaactatccctttaaggaagaaTCTTTAGTGGACAAAGACTAGCAGTTCAGAAATGGTTTAGCCTTTTTCCTGGCCTCTTTAgaattatttcaaacatttaccAAATTGTCTCTGAACCTTACAGACTCATCCAGATCCCAGATGGTCCTGATGACATCAGGACTGGGTGAGAGCTTTTTGGCAGAGACAGAGATGTGATACTGGAGCTGCCTATGTTTTGTGTTTGCACTGCCCGACTGCTGCAAGACCTCCAGTTAGCGTGCAACCTCTAACACCGCATGACCTGTAGCACTTAGAAGAAGATAGTTCGAAGCTGGAGCAACAACCTTAAACACCAAGTGACTTATAATACGCAATAGTGAATGATTTATTTTACAGATATACAGTCTATTTATAAATAAGTGTTTAACCAATAAGTATACTCAGTTAGATCAGCTGTATATGGTTGATGTGATGGCCTGATGTCTGAATAAATatgtttacacatttttaaatgcttgttggttCTCGTTGTGTCCAACACCTGACTGATAAAAATGATAAGAACTACATTAGTGATGCAAATAACAGGAGAACGAGTCCTAAAGAGTCAACATGTGATCCGAAAATATCACAGAAgcactacaaaattatgtgagtcctttagcatttttattttgtatcacACATTTGCTTTTCATGACACTACGATTAAgtttaggtttaagatttatggtagggaggttggttttgttgatttaaaacttgacagagcattaaagggaaagttcacccaaaaatgaaaattctctcatcatttactcaatttgatgccatcccagatgtgtatgactttctttcttctgctgaacacaaattaagatttttagaagaatatctcagctctgtagggccatacaatgcatgtaaatggtgaccagaaattttaagctccaaaaagcacataaaggcagcatgaaaataAGCCATacaacaccagtggtttaatccatgtcttcagaagcgatatgacaggtgtgggaatatttaatttaattgaatcttttaaaactataaattctcctccctgcccagtaggagaaagtggagatttctagtcacaattcacttgcattgtatggacccacagagctgaaatattcttctaataatctgtTTGGGGGGACAATTTAATTTGCTTTTAGGGCCACACAGTAGATATTTTGAAACTGTTGTGGTCAATATGAACCACATAATATCatttagtcattttaattttcactaAATGAGATCAAACTGAAAATGGTTTGACCAAGACAAAATGATCTCCTGTGTTTACACACTGTATCTCCTTTTAAAATCAGGAAGTTGGGGTGAGATGTCTTGAAGGGCATACAGAAATAGCTTTTTGTGATAAGCTTTTCAAGACATCaaattgtaaaaattaaaatattctcAAGGCAAAATTTGGGGTTCTTTAAATGCCGCACCAACAGAACCCTTTGAAGATCCTCCAGGCACTCTGGAAAGGATATCCAAATATCCAATTTATgtcttcaaaatatatttcaagtgtCTTGAAACATTTCTCTGTGATGAATGTTCTGAAGGAACCATTAATGTTGAAATGTTTCAGTATCTGTTTGAATTCAGACAGGTTTCAGCTGAATATATGATTATCAaaatacatgcacattttaaaagtGACATTGCACAATAAAAAAAGGCTCAACGTTGCCATTACATTTACAGCAGAGTCATGTTTCTGTGCTTACATATTGTTATAGAAGCTTCTGTGCGAAGATGATCATGTTGCTTGTACCAGTTTCGAACTGTGAACAAAGTTTCGCCTTTCGTTCCACACACTTTCATGCTTCATGCATTTTTAACTTGAACAGTCTATTTTCTGCAGCTTTCAGAGATCTGTTTTTCTTAACAAACGAACTTCAgagcaaatgtgtttttttaaatgaaatgagtTGCAACAACTGTTAAAGGTATAGtgcaatcaaaaatgaaaattccgtcAGCATCAACTCATCCTCA is a window of Xyrauchen texanus isolate HMW12.3.18 chromosome 24, RBS_HiC_50CHRs, whole genome shotgun sequence DNA encoding:
- the LOC127618223 gene encoding leucine-rich repeat-containing protein 73-like isoform X1; this encodes MLPGSIQITGEALSGAEIKDICDSLKENSVRLLSVRGCQLSDRDFGRVCRGVSESHSLAQLNLNLGVVSTINRTKQLADALKANRSIQTLFLHGSPLLDAGLVTLNTALSTHPSLVSLDLGDCMLGDEAVRLICGMLPPDGAKSGLKELTLSANPAISSQGWARLAIAVAHSSQLRVLNLDYNPLGDHIAGMLAVAVASSRTLEVLDMEGTGLSNQSAQVFLDMVENYPTSLRVLVLAENDISPELQQQISDLLSEGEEEEDKDGEARGSSVAPREKPAWVPHSITASKRLGNKGSTETHISYAIFRTDPILFMK
- the LOC127618223 gene encoding leucine-rich repeat-containing protein 73-like isoform X2, with the protein product MLPGSIQITGEALSGAEIKDICDSLKENSVRLLSVRGCQLSDRDFGRVCRGVSESHSLAQLNLNLGVVSTINRTKQLADALKANRSIQTLFLHGSPLLDAGLVTLNTALSTHPSLVSLDLGDCMLGDEAVRLICGMLPPDGAKSGLKELTLSANPAISSQGWARLAIAVAHSSQLRVLNLDYNPLGDHIAGMLAVAVASSRTLEVLDMEGTGLSNQSAQVFLDMVENYPTSLRVLVLAENDISPELQQQISDLLSEGEEEEDKDGEARGSSVAPREKPAWVPHSNSSRSQMVLMTSGLGESFLAETEM